DNA sequence from the Acidobacteriota bacterium genome:
GCAGGCCGGAGGCCTGCCACATCGGGGAAGAGACCGGTAATTCGTTCTCTTCCTATTTGACCTTGCCTTGATCATCGATCCAATCACTTTCTACACTTGTCACAATCCAGTCGATGCTGTTAGGTAGGTTTGCGGCTAAACTAGCGAGTGATTGAAACTCCTTTTCATATACCTCCAGTTTGCCTTCATCGAAGAACCCTCATAAAATAAGCGGCCCGGGAGGATTAAGAAACATTGCGTGGGCGATAGTCATCTGCGTTGGATGGCTAAATTGGTCGCGGAACTTGGATGCCCGTTCTAGAGTCTCCACACCCTCCTTATTAAGATCGAGATTTTTTGAAAGCCGAACGAGATGAGAGATCGCCTTTTGCGTTGAATATTTTCCGTCCATGTACTTCTTTAGTACGCCGGTGTTGCGCCGCGAAGCAAGGATGGATACAGCTATGCCTTCTAGTACTTGTCGGTGTACATGCCCAGACTGGATGGGAAGCCCAATCATCATTAGCTTCATCGCAATTACGAGATTATTAATAGTTCCGTATACCAACGCGGTGATGTGAGCTCGTTCCATGGAGCCCTTAACCTGAGCATCCAGCCGCTGCCAATTTCTGCATGCTTCCGCGATATGACCCACGAATCGGTCGATCTGCCGATCGTGACCCTTGATGAATTTTATTCTTATTTCGGGATCAAATTCTCCCAATAAGACAGCGATAGTGTGTCTCTCGAATTTTGAAGTCAGGTGTGCCCTCCCCCAAGAGGCAACTTGATAGCGGGTATGTCCCGACATGCGACGCAAGATTCGCAACCTTTGACTAATTGCGCAATCCCTGGGTTTGTCAGGTTATTCTACATAAATCTTTAGGCCCGCGGAGCGGGTGGCTTTGCGCAGCGCTGTGTCCAGCGTCGCCAGCGGCGCTGCTTGCCGGACGGCTACTTCGAGATAGGCCGCGTCATATGCGGAAAGATTGTATTCCCGCGCCAGAGGAAGGACATGGCGCATGGTCTCGGCGACGGATTGTGAATGCTCGATGATCGTCAGGCCGCCCAGCAG
Encoded proteins:
- a CDS encoding PIN domain-containing protein, whose product is MLTGIVVDASVALAWCFPDEASEYADAVLVALEGRTVIVPALWSLEITNAVMVAERRKRVKQSDVRRFVELLGGLTIIEHSQSVAETMRHVLPLAREYNLSAYDAAYLEVAVRQAAPLATLDTALRKATRSAGLKIYVE